The following are encoded in a window of Peromyscus leucopus breed LL Stock chromosome X, UCI_PerLeu_2.1, whole genome shotgun sequence genomic DNA:
- the LOC114702847 gene encoding BTB/POZ domain-containing protein KCTD12-like, producing MAMPEKSSCVKPSEDCSKFPEIIELNVGGQVYITRYPTLINIPGSRLWEMFSVKNPCSLIQDNKGRFFIDRDGFLFRYVLDYMRDLQVVLPDHFPECGRLHREAEYFKLPELAKMLALKMNKLSSVGNDSCQIDLEELSPSIDTTFNFSSTNSINISGPDNSMVLTAATGSELKKAGFITIGYRGSYTLGRDSQTDAKFRRVARIMVCGKISLAKEVFGDTLNESRDPDRPPERYTSRYYLKFTFLEQAFDKLADAGFHMVACNSTGTCTVTHDQTDDRIWTSYTEYVFYRE from the coding sequence ATGGCCATGCCAGAAAAGTCAAGTTGTGTCAAACCATCTGAGGATTGCAGCAAGTTTCCTGAGATTATTGAACTCAATGTAGGTGGCCAGGTATACATAACTCGCTACCCTACTCTGATCAACATTCCTGGTTCCCGGCTCTGGGAAATGTTCAGTGTAAAGAACCCTTGCTCTCTGATCCAGGACAACAAAGGGAGATTCTTCATAGATCGAGATGGTTTTCTCTTTCGTTATGTCCTAGACTACATGAGAGATCTGCAGGTAGTGCTTCCTGACCACTTTCCAGAGTGTGGCCGGCTCCATAGGGAAGCAGAATACTTTAAGTTGCCAGAACTGGCCAAGATGTTGGCCCTTAAAATGAACAAGCTCAGCTCAGTTGGCAATGACTCATGTCAAATTGATCTGGAAGAGCTTTCCCCCAGCATTGACACCACTTTTAATTTCTCTTCAACTAATAGCATTAATATCAGTGGCCCTGATAATTCCATGGTTCTGACAGCTGCCACTGGTTCTGAGCTCAAGAAGGCTGGCTTCATCACTATTGGCTATCGAGGCTCCTATACTCTGGGCAGGGACAGCCAAACAGACGCCAAATTCCGCCGTGTGGCCAGAATCATGGTGTGTGGTAAGATCTCATTAGCCAAAGAAGTGTTCGGCGATACTCTGAATGAGAGCAGAGACCCAGACCGCCCTCCTGAGCGATACACTTCTCGATACTACCTCAAATTCACTTTTCTGGAACAAGCCTTCGACAAACTAGCTGATGCTGGCTTCCACATGGTAGCATGCAACTCCACTGGCACCTGCACTGTCACACACGACCAAACAGATGACAGGATCTGGACCTCTTACACTGAATATGTTTTTTATCGTGAGTGA